In Leptodesmis sichuanensis A121, the following are encoded in one genomic region:
- a CDS encoding tetratricopeptide repeat protein — protein sequence MSSGLTEAEISFISITSEILQNVAQNDNAFYRAVFVCSIPRWLNRDVIAGMCIPEVEEFSAEEILEKVQSLPFCQSHSTRQSTWVLNPLFRDYLINNQSNTEQKKLHSRAATVFKQLLDAKRLSSEKKFQDLDWQEIATEWVYHLLHVNPDEGLKTVRWLCAQALAQPVYGPMWEVDFCLQFLNGLDWPSEATQVEASIRQLKDGFKALAAYQDVKALAMAKSLAEVPELTLEEKAELHYWIGTVHLYQEGRLAPALEELEQALDCNQKLRAAQSNTSEKERKINADAARIHAAIADVYAPNPSVARYDLALRHAEMARDLAPDRVTGYLALGNTYAAQEKWHQAEEFYKEATRVEPENADGYWALSRVYQATKQVDKARAHIKKAVKKDCSYYYDALIRRGDTYFGVRQFDEARKKYSQAKKEFPDRIDAYIALAQLYSSYGSMYPNVGQSDRAERLYQEAIKKAPDMADGYTALATMYENQGKWERAIHICQQAIEKGVNNQKQIYLILSRIYRQQDRLCDLIKTQNTIVADPLCGDAFEKYAACCAVGDAYLAKAWKLRSGPGAQGGNPEQQTKFKALAREQFEKALQVDDHRAWAYLSLVRLAVLCKDESEIQKWKAQVREKVPWAQYDLLVGLGEAYKDNFQGEASEKCLKDAIAMAHECEHDCKIAWSDLANLYQWQGNLTACEDAWQHLVEADPTLQYERFITLGQAFGSVGNDQKARELYEAAKALESKTADAYLYLAVLDEQAGDWGAAVKNYYRAATLAPDFAAFCYGSISNIYWKQQDYDNAKSFAEIAIQFDAEQVDGHLALAKANIMQSALEAIQTNRRLLESGVSPDELDKIYRSSLDFVQPDRKRLDKWFSADELYNFDLEIANFFNSELQAYQIAQELYEKLIECTPKNNQKPDSYIGLAQAMLAQKQPQEATNLLVFWWKWYLKIQKERPLKPEVLDFWSISLAYHLTSRSSEATRQYWSLIHRYLTQALKIDGVNVNAYVTLGNFYFAKGDLKKGLNAYKWVYEIEPTQKYNAYLAMGNACEANRHFQDAREYYQKAIDLAPWRQAAYINLAVLLIEWEKHNEAKQVFRAANQAAGLSYSQWASHFESIGKLDEAIRLCCLGEQEGSEQEQRETCKCELKLLVQHGRAEDAFRICREIPSEQAKLKYELYLSTGDSLIELGDFYISQQRSDAAERAYDQAERAYGRAIRENSDLPDAYLRLGQLLADRNRLDEALKVCNQMAQRSERNQYSAFISQGNLWATKEQYEEAKDAYQQAITLDPDCPDAYRYLAQLYEGLQHFEDAIQFYQKAIDVSPEKAQILPWYQELGDLFVQQQRFSEAAEALQQAVQHSNKDSDKENQENAQFSLGEAYFYWGNDYEQQWEFDRVHPSFVRLILRIAH from the coding sequence ATGTCTTCAGGTTTAACGGAAGCTGAGATTTCATTCATAAGTATTACAAGTGAAATTCTACAGAATGTTGCTCAAAATGATAATGCATTCTATCGAGCAGTTTTCGTCTGCTCCATCCCCCGCTGGCTTAACAGAGACGTTATAGCGGGTATGTGCATCCCTGAGGTAGAAGAGTTTTCAGCTGAAGAAATATTGGAAAAGGTTCAATCTCTCCCTTTTTGCCAATCGCACTCAACTCGACAATCTACCTGGGTATTAAATCCATTATTTCGAGATTATTTGATTAACAATCAATCAAACACTGAGCAGAAAAAATTACACTCACGAGCAGCGACAGTCTTCAAGCAGTTGTTAGATGCAAAAAGACTGAGTAGTGAGAAGAAGTTTCAAGACTTGGACTGGCAAGAGATTGCCACGGAATGGGTATATCATCTCTTGCACGTTAACCCCGATGAAGGGCTAAAAACGGTACGTTGGCTCTGTGCCCAGGCGCTAGCACAACCTGTGTATGGCCCGATGTGGGAGGTAGATTTTTGTCTTCAGTTCTTGAATGGTCTGGATTGGCCGTCAGAGGCGACGCAGGTTGAGGCATCAATTCGTCAGTTGAAAGACGGGTTCAAGGCACTGGCTGCGTATCAAGATGTGAAAGCTCTGGCCATGGCTAAGAGCTTGGCTGAAGTCCCTGAGTTGACCCTGGAAGAAAAGGCAGAACTCCACTACTGGATCGGAACGGTTCATTTGTATCAGGAAGGGCGTTTGGCACCTGCTCTGGAAGAACTTGAACAGGCCCTGGACTGCAACCAAAAACTCAGGGCTGCCCAATCAAACACCTCAGAGAAAGAGCGAAAAATTAATGCTGATGCAGCACGAATCCATGCTGCGATCGCAGATGTTTATGCGCCTAATCCTTCTGTAGCTCGCTACGATCTGGCTCTCAGGCACGCTGAAATGGCGCGAGATCTGGCTCCCGATCGAGTGACTGGCTATCTTGCTTTAGGTAATACCTACGCCGCTCAAGAAAAGTGGCATCAAGCAGAAGAATTTTACAAGGAAGCAACTAGAGTTGAGCCAGAGAATGCTGATGGCTATTGGGCACTCAGTAGAGTTTATCAAGCCACCAAGCAAGTGGACAAGGCGCGAGCCCACATTAAAAAAGCTGTCAAAAAAGATTGCAGCTACTATTACGATGCATTGATCCGCAGGGGAGACACATACTTTGGTGTCCGGCAGTTTGACGAGGCTAGAAAAAAATATAGCCAAGCGAAAAAAGAATTCCCCGATCGCATTGACGCATACATCGCTTTAGCTCAACTATATTCTAGCTACGGGAGTATGTATCCCAATGTGGGGCAGTCAGACCGGGCAGAAAGGCTTTATCAAGAAGCGATTAAGAAGGCTCCCGATATGGCTGATGGATATACGGCTCTGGCAACAATGTACGAGAACCAGGGAAAGTGGGAACGTGCGATTCATATTTGCCAGCAAGCCATAGAGAAGGGAGTGAATAACCAGAAACAAATTTATCTCATTCTTAGCCGAATCTATCGTCAACAGGATCGCTTATGTGATTTGATAAAAACCCAAAACACAATCGTTGCAGATCCCTTATGTGGTGATGCTTTTGAGAAGTATGCGGCTTGTTGTGCTGTAGGTGACGCTTACTTGGCTAAGGCTTGGAAACTAAGAAGTGGCCCTGGAGCGCAAGGGGGTAATCCTGAGCAACAGACTAAGTTTAAAGCTTTAGCCAGAGAACAGTTTGAAAAGGCATTACAAGTTGATGACCACCGTGCCTGGGCTTATTTATCCCTGGTTCGTTTGGCAGTATTGTGCAAAGATGAGTCAGAGATTCAGAAGTGGAAAGCGCAGGTCAGGGAGAAAGTGCCTTGGGCGCAATATGATCTTTTAGTCGGTTTAGGAGAAGCTTACAAAGATAACTTTCAGGGTGAAGCTTCTGAAAAATGTCTGAAAGATGCAATCGCTATGGCTCATGAATGTGAGCATGATTGTAAAATCGCCTGGAGTGATCTTGCCAACCTCTATCAATGGCAAGGCAATTTAACTGCTTGTGAGGATGCCTGGCAACATCTCGTCGAAGCTGATCCGACGTTGCAGTATGAGCGTTTTATTACCTTAGGCCAAGCCTTTGGCAGTGTCGGGAACGACCAAAAAGCGCGTGAGCTTTATGAGGCAGCAAAAGCTTTAGAATCCAAAACCGCTGATGCCTATCTGTATCTAGCAGTGCTGGATGAACAAGCGGGAGATTGGGGTGCGGCTGTGAAAAATTATTACAGAGCAGCAACTTTAGCACCAGACTTTGCAGCATTTTGCTATGGAAGCATTTCAAATATCTACTGGAAGCAGCAAGACTATGACAATGCTAAATCTTTCGCTGAAATTGCCATCCAATTTGATGCAGAACAAGTTGATGGTCATCTTGCGCTGGCCAAGGCTAACATTATGCAGTCTGCTTTAGAGGCTATTCAAACTAATAGAAGGCTTTTAGAGTCAGGAGTCTCTCCTGATGAACTTGATAAAATCTATCGTTCTAGCTTGGACTTTGTTCAACCAGATAGGAAGCGATTGGATAAATGGTTCTCTGCTGATGAACTCTACAATTTTGACCTTGAGATCGCCAACTTTTTTAACTCAGAGTTGCAAGCTTATCAAATCGCTCAGGAACTTTACGAAAAACTTATCGAATGCACCCCTAAAAATAATCAGAAGCCTGATTCCTACATTGGCCTAGCACAGGCAATGCTGGCACAGAAGCAGCCTCAAGAAGCAACGAATCTCCTGGTCTTCTGGTGGAAATGGTATTTAAAGATACAGAAAGAGCGACCCCTGAAACCGGAGGTGCTTGACTTTTGGTCTATTAGTCTTGCTTATCACCTCACATCCAGAAGCAGCGAAGCAACAAGACAATACTGGTCACTGATTCATCGGTATTTAACTCAAGCCTTAAAGATCGATGGTGTCAATGTCAATGCGTATGTGACCCTGGGTAATTTTTACTTTGCAAAAGGCGATTTGAAGAAGGGACTAAATGCATATAAATGGGTCTATGAAATAGAGCCGACGCAAAAATATAATGCCTATTTGGCAATGGGAAATGCCTGTGAAGCCAACCGGCATTTTCAAGATGCCAGGGAGTATTATCAAAAAGCAATTGATTTAGCTCCGTGGAGGCAAGCTGCCTATATTAACCTCGCTGTTCTGCTGATTGAATGGGAGAAACACAATGAAGCAAAGCAGGTCTTTAGAGCCGCCAATCAAGCTGCTGGCTTGAGCTATTCCCAATGGGCTTCTCATTTCGAGAGCATCGGTAAGCTGGATGAGGCGATCAGACTCTGTTGTCTTGGAGAACAAGAGGGGTCAGAGCAAGAACAGCGAGAAACTTGCAAGTGTGAGCTGAAACTTTTGGTTCAACATGGAAGAGCAGAAGATGCCTTTCGGATATGCCGTGAGATACCCTCTGAACAAGCGAAACTCAAGTACGAGTTATACCTTTCAACCGGCGATTCTCTAATTGAACTGGGTGATTTCTACATTAGCCAGCAAAGATCTGATGCCGCTGAACGGGCTTATGATCAGGCAGAGCGTGCCTATGGACGGGCAATTCGAGAAAATTCAGATCTCCCGGATGCCTACCTGCGTTTAGGGCAACTATTGGCAGATCGCAACCGTCTGGATGAAGCCCTGAAAGTTTGCAATCAAATGGCACAACGATCTGAACGTAACCAATACAGTGCTTTTATATCGCAGGGAAATTTGTGGGCTACCAAGGAACAATATGAGGAGGCAAAAGATGCGTATCAGCAGGCAATTACTCTAGACCCAGATTGCCCGGATGCCTATCGTTATCTTGCTCAACTTTATGAAGGTCTTCAACATTTTGAAGATGCTATCCAATTTTACCAAAAAGCAATAGACGTATCTCCTGAAAAAGCACAAATATTACCCTGGTATCAAGAACTTGGCGATCTATTCGTTCAGCAGCAACGATTTTCTGAAGCTGCAGAAGCCTTACAACAAGCAGTTCAGCATAGTAATAAAGATAGTGATAAAGAGAATCAGGAAAATGCACAATTCAGCTTGGGTGAAGCCTATTTTTATTGGGGTAATGATTATGAACAGCAATGGGAATTTGATCGAGTGCATCCCAGTTTTGTAAGACTCATTTTGAGAATTGCCCATTAA